In Palaemon carinicauda isolate YSFRI2023 chromosome 14, ASM3689809v2, whole genome shotgun sequence, the following proteins share a genomic window:
- the LOC137653111 gene encoding hepatic lectin-like has translation MEKYLALVYLSTGFLAASAAFCQSPFISLQNYCYYFSEKKDTWISAREACKEMGSMSDTVDLAVFDKSCDDYVHIINHVIGLEPVRWWIGGTDDHHEGYWRWVDGRPIDMIKGYWSSEEPSALEGENSLSLCMFTEQSYNRWRIEDYYGNTTQHYICQMGVEE, from the exons GTTTCCTTGCGGCATCCGCTG CTTTCTGCCAAAGTCCCTTCATCAGCTTgcagaactactgctactacttctcCGAAAAGAAGGACACCTGGATCTCGGCGAGGGAAGCTTGCAAGGAGATGGGTTCCATGTCAGATACGGTGGATCTGGCCGTCTTCGACAAATCTTGCGACGACTACGTTCACATCATCAATCACGTTATCGGTTTAG AACCGGTTAGATGGTGGATCGGTGGCACCGACGACCACCACGAAGGCTACTGGAGATGGGTTGATGGGAGACCCATTGACATGATCAAGGGGTACTGGTCCTCGGAGGAACCCAGCGCTCTGGAGGGAGAGAACAGTCTCTCCCTGTGTATGTTCACCGAGCAATCCTACAACAGATGGAGAATTGAGGATTACTACGGGAATACCACTCAGCATTATATCTGCCAGATGGGAGTTGAAGAATAA